One window from the genome of Faecalibacterium sp. HTF-F encodes:
- a CDS encoding ATP-binding protein, translated as MLRTADEKAKGSAELAPPEVLRYLQDERFHYLTAPGKERQVVDPNATKRYGNAGIGNEEIFLYQIEEITYDDKDHAPRKEALENVLSAVRVPGYNFIYLLMGDSHGVKFYYGLNRVDSDAMPEIQRLNVPEVGESILKASLEGNFRGCKIKEPSTTEKNNVLEKVRTKKFVSRIEGVAGSIKDNEEFQGVDRLVDVMRGNDFCVLIVAQAIQPEEIAALEQNLHEAYSELNTYVKVSLQDGSNSGRSSSSTKTDGTTKGSSTSTAKSSNTSNGTSKSTGSSKSTTKGTSGSGSSSTSNSGTEGSSHSEQTGKSETNGENSGTSHSDSVQSSKSVGESTSVTKEHLNKCAQEWIKYCDDVLFPRIDYGRGKGLFMTAFYVMSEYATSQIKLENTALSLYSGKQGNRVPLRAFRISGRSDSNAKNQIAFMKRFQIPSCSVYDTAEQCKARTFLSQSVRPDRTALISNWISTNELSVIAGLPQREVIGMRLQKQVEFGLNYSVPMQKNQIELGTMVQDGIDVDRMPVYLDKEILDKHIFIAGVTGSGKTTTCQKILLQSGLPFLVIEPAKTEYRIMKKYPACENLLVFTLGNDDVAPFRLNPFEFMPKESITSHVDMIKASLEAAFDQEAAEPQIIEAALYRCYENCGWDIANNYNTKYDDPFADGVHAFPTINQFLDVVPEIVIEQGFDERLKDEYIGSIRAMLQSLTLGAKGAMLNTPRSIDVDALLDKQVVLELENIRNGNEKALIMGFIMSALNEAIRERYLKTGKKHSHILLVEEAHRLLSKYTAGDSKNKKQGVETFSDMLAEIRKYGECLMIVDQIPNKLASEVLKNTNTKIIHRIFAQDDKEAVGNTIALNDEQKSFLSNLDTGRAVVFSDGYGQAMLVQVKGETSTDDAPLSDALLTERVQQYYSGECKRKIFMPVTGKGNEKTPGDVWRFIRSDIPNQIIRLWRKERKEKDAWYRRDYAELLKKSVESGWVTLEDIINWISFGGEIPENSRSAIKEFFKSYMENDAVEKINGSSIRGVM; from the coding sequence ATGTTACGAACAGCAGATGAAAAAGCGAAAGGCAGCGCAGAGCTTGCGCCGCCTGAAGTTTTACGATATTTACAGGATGAACGTTTTCATTATTTGACTGCACCTGGAAAAGAGAGACAGGTCGTTGATCCAAATGCGACAAAGCGATATGGCAATGCCGGGATCGGAAATGAGGAGATCTTCCTCTATCAGATCGAAGAGATCACCTATGATGACAAGGATCATGCACCAAGAAAAGAAGCACTGGAAAACGTGCTCAGCGCAGTCAGGGTCCCCGGTTACAATTTTATTTATCTCCTGATGGGCGATTCGCATGGCGTGAAATTTTACTATGGCCTGAATCGCGTGGACTCAGATGCAATGCCGGAGATCCAGAGACTGAATGTGCCGGAAGTCGGTGAAAGTATCCTGAAAGCCAGTCTGGAAGGAAATTTTCGTGGCTGTAAGATCAAAGAACCCAGTACGACAGAAAAAAACAACGTGTTGGAGAAGGTTCGTACAAAAAAATTCGTTTCTCGTATCGAGGGCGTAGCTGGAAGCATCAAGGATAACGAAGAATTTCAAGGTGTGGATCGTCTGGTGGATGTAATGCGCGGCAACGATTTCTGCGTCCTCATTGTTGCGCAGGCGATCCAGCCGGAAGAAATTGCTGCTTTGGAACAGAATCTGCATGAGGCCTATTCGGAACTGAACACCTACGTTAAGGTGAGTTTGCAGGACGGAAGCAACAGCGGACGCAGCAGCTCCAGCACAAAAACAGATGGAACAACTAAGGGCAGCTCAACTTCCACGGCAAAAAGCAGTAACACTTCAAATGGGACCAGCAAGAGTACTGGGAGCAGCAAGAGTACGACGAAGGGAACTTCAGGCAGCGGTTCGAGCAGTACCTCTAACAGCGGCACGGAAGGGAGCAGTCACAGCGAGCAGACCGGGAAGTCGGAGACGAATGGAGAAAATTCCGGTACATCCCATTCGGATTCCGTACAGAGCAGTAAGTCTGTAGGGGAATCTACCAGCGTCACGAAAGAGCATCTGAATAAATGCGCACAGGAATGGATCAAGTATTGCGATGACGTGCTGTTTCCTCGCATTGATTACGGCCGCGGCAAAGGCCTTTTCATGACGGCTTTTTATGTGATGTCCGAGTATGCAACATCTCAAATCAAGCTGGAAAACACCGCATTGTCGCTTTATTCCGGAAAACAGGGGAATCGTGTTCCTCTGCGTGCATTCCGAATCTCAGGCCGAAGCGATAGCAACGCAAAGAATCAAATCGCTTTTATGAAACGATTCCAGATCCCAAGCTGCTCCGTTTATGATACAGCGGAACAATGCAAAGCCAGAACATTCTTGTCGCAAAGCGTTCGCCCGGACAGGACTGCGCTTATCAGCAACTGGATCTCAACAAATGAACTGTCCGTCATTGCAGGGCTTCCCCAAAGGGAAGTCATCGGGATGCGTCTGCAAAAGCAGGTGGAGTTTGGTCTGAACTATTCCGTTCCGATGCAAAAAAATCAGATCGAACTGGGAACGATGGTTCAGGATGGAATCGATGTGGACAGGATGCCGGTTTATCTGGACAAAGAGATACTGGATAAGCATATTTTTATTGCTGGTGTGACAGGAAGCGGAAAAACGACGACCTGTCAAAAGATCTTGCTGCAAAGTGGGCTGCCCTTCCTTGTGATAGAACCGGCAAAGACAGAATACCGCATTATGAAGAAATATCCCGCCTGTGAAAATCTTCTGGTTTTTACGTTGGGAAATGATGACGTTGCCCCATTTCGGCTGAATCCGTTTGAATTTATGCCGAAGGAAAGCATCACATCGCACGTGGATATGATCAAAGCCAGTCTGGAAGCGGCGTTTGATCAGGAGGCCGCAGAGCCTCAGATCATTGAAGCAGCACTTTACCGCTGCTATGAAAACTGTGGCTGGGACATTGCAAACAATTACAACACAAAATACGATGATCCGTTTGCAGATGGCGTTCATGCGTTCCCGACGATCAATCAATTTTTGGATGTGGTTCCTGAAATTGTCATCGAACAGGGCTTTGACGAGAGGCTGAAGGACGAATATATTGGTTCGATCCGCGCCATGCTCCAGAGCCTGACGCTTGGTGCCAAGGGGGCAATGCTGAACACGCCGCGTTCCATTGATGTTGATGCGCTGCTGGATAAACAAGTGGTTCTGGAACTGGAGAATATCCGGAACGGAAATGAAAAAGCATTGATCATGGGCTTTATCATGTCTGCTCTGAATGAAGCGATCCGGGAAAGGTACCTGAAAACAGGAAAAAAGCATTCTCACATCCTGCTTGTCGAAGAAGCTCATCGTCTTCTGAGCAAGTACACAGCTGGAGATAGTAAAAATAAAAAGCAAGGTGTGGAAACCTTTTCCGATATGCTGGCGGAGATCAGAAAATATGGGGAGTGTCTGATGATAGTGGATCAGATCCCAAACAAGCTGGCATCAGAGGTTCTGAAGAATACGAATACAAAAATAATCCACCGCATATTCGCGCAGGATGATAAAGAGGCTGTGGGCAACACGATTGCCCTGAATGATGAACAAAAAAGCTTCTTGTCCAATCTCGATACGGGAAGAGCGGTCGTATTCTCGGACGGTTATGGTCAGGCAATGCTGGTTCAGGTCAAGGGAGAGACCAGCACGGATGACGCGCCTTTGAGCGATGCGCTCCTGACCGAACGAGTCCAGCAATATTACAGTGGAGAATGCAAACGAAAAATATTTATGCCTGTTACAGGCAAAGGCAATGAAAAAACACCGGGAGACGTGTGGAGGTTTATCCGAAGTGATATTCCCAATCAGATCATAAGGCTGTGGAGAAAGGAGAGAAAAGAAAAAGATGCGTGGTATAGAAGAGACTATGCGGAACTGCTGAAAAAGTCTGTGGAATCCGGATGGGTCACTTTGGAAGACATTATCAATTGGATCTCTTTTGGAGGTGAAATACCAGAAAACAGCAGGTCGGCCATAAAAGAATTTTTCAAGTCCTATATGGAGAACGATGCTGTGGAAAAAATCAATGGATCGTCAATAAGAGGAGTTATGTAA
- a CDS encoding patatin-like phospholipase family protein, which produces MNQIGLVFEGGGGKGAYQIGVWKYLREKGLDRYVGGVSGTSVGALNAVLFAAGDYSTAERIWKNISRDQILSSKAFTDTLAGAGSQAALANIWRTVSRSAIERTVNQAMGQALFTRDGLLRIMHRYVDMRKVQRAGIPCFATCLEISGVLPAVKRFELRCYAKNNIETILLASSAIPIVFDPILFDGKLYCDGGVELLGGDNTPIRPLYDRGIRFFIVVHLSRDSKVDCIKFPGACILEITPQIDLGNLFTGTLDFSSESAMRRIEQGYKDTKRVFEEYFGAKKASRI; this is translated from the coding sequence TTGAACCAAATCGGTTTAGTTTTTGAGGGCGGTGGAGGAAAGGGCGCGTATCAGATCGGTGTATGGAAGTATCTCCGTGAAAAAGGATTGGATCGGTATGTGGGAGGTGTATCTGGTACATCGGTCGGGGCGTTGAACGCGGTGCTGTTCGCCGCAGGCGATTATAGTACGGCAGAAAGGATCTGGAAAAACATCTCACGCGACCAGATATTATCCTCCAAAGCTTTTACGGATACATTGGCAGGTGCAGGCTCGCAGGCTGCGCTTGCGAATATATGGAGGACTGTTTCACGTTCTGCCATTGAACGAACGGTCAATCAGGCTATGGGACAGGCCTTGTTCACACGGGATGGATTGCTGAGGATCATGCACAGATATGTTGACATGAGAAAAGTCCAGCGCGCAGGAATTCCATGCTTCGCAACTTGTCTGGAAATATCTGGCGTACTTCCTGCGGTAAAACGCTTTGAACTGAGATGCTATGCAAAAAATAACATCGAGACGATCCTGCTGGCTTCCTCTGCGATTCCGATTGTCTTTGATCCGATATTGTTCGACGGAAAACTCTACTGTGACGGTGGAGTTGAGCTGTTGGGCGGAGACAATACCCCCATCAGGCCGTTGTATGATAGGGGGATCCGTTTTTTCATTGTCGTACATTTGAGCAGGGATTCAAAAGTTGACTGTATCAAATTTCCCGGGGCTTGCATTCTGGAGATTACCCCACAAATCGATCTGGGGAATCTGTTCACCGGAACGCTGGATTTTTCATCCGAGAGCGCCATGCGAAGAATTGAACAGGGATACAAGGATACAAAACGTGTATTTGAGGAATATTTTGGCGCAAAAAAAGCCAGCCGAATTTGA
- a CDS encoding RtcB family protein, whose product MITIQNTYNSALVYAETLDSGAEGLIRALCGSLISKGSSIRIMPDVHAGKGCAVGTTMTIKDCVAPGLVGVDIGCGMLAVKFHAKRLELQKLDKLIRDKIPAGKQVRSVPHHFAEQAHLDELLCLRHVQKDKALCAIGTLGGGNHFIEVDKAADGSYWLIIHSGSRRLGVEVASFYQSEAFQQCPEGTPFELAYATESLMDDYLHDMKITQAFAELNRRAIVNDIVKSMKLDVEETISTIHNYIDLDSMILRKGAVSAKAGEKLVIPMNMRDGCLLCIGKGNLEWNESAPHGAGRLMSRADARNSFTLSQYKKEMQGVYTSSVNRNTLDESPMAYKPMETILRQVEPTVEIVERTKPIYNFKASEEIAK is encoded by the coding sequence TTGATTACAATACAAAATACTTATAATTCTGCGCTGGTATATGCAGAGACTTTGGATTCCGGTGCAGAGGGTTTGATTCGTGCACTGTGCGGCAGTCTAATCTCAAAAGGCAGCAGCATCCGCATTATGCCGGATGTTCACGCTGGAAAAGGCTGTGCAGTCGGCACTACAATGACCATCAAGGACTGTGTGGCTCCCGGTCTGGTAGGCGTGGATATTGGCTGCGGAATGCTGGCAGTCAAGTTCCATGCTAAACGTCTGGAACTGCAAAAGCTGGATAAATTGATTCGCGATAAAATTCCAGCCGGAAAACAGGTGCGCTCCGTGCCGCATCATTTTGCAGAACAGGCACACTTGGACGAGCTGCTTTGTCTGCGTCATGTCCAGAAGGATAAGGCTCTTTGCGCTATAGGCACATTGGGCGGCGGCAACCATTTTATCGAGGTTGATAAGGCGGCGGATGGCTCATACTGGCTCATTATCCATTCCGGCAGTCGGCGGCTTGGTGTGGAAGTGGCATCGTTTTACCAGAGCGAAGCATTTCAACAGTGCCCGGAAGGCACACCTTTTGAGCTGGCCTATGCTACGGAAAGCCTGATGGACGATTATCTGCACGACATGAAAATCACGCAGGCGTTTGCGGAACTGAACCGCAGAGCGATTGTAAATGATATTGTGAAAAGCATGAAGCTGGACGTGGAAGAAACAATTTCTACCATCCATAACTACATTGATCTGGATTCCATGATTCTGCGCAAGGGTGCAGTTTCCGCAAAGGCGGGCGAAAAACTCGTGATCCCGATGAATATGCGGGATGGTTGTCTACTTTGCATTGGAAAGGGCAATCTGGAATGGAACGAATCGGCTCCCCACGGTGCAGGCCGCCTGATGAGCCGTGCAGATGCACGAAACAGCTTTACACTGTCACAGTACAAAAAAGAAATGCAGGGTGTTTATACCAGCTCTGTCAATCGGAACACACTGGACGAAAGCCCAATGGCCTATAAGCCGATGGAAACTATTCTCCGGCAGGTTGAACCTACTGTGGAAATCGTAGAGAGGACAAAGCCTATCTACAACTTTAAGGCAAGTGAGGAAATTGCAAAATGA
- a CDS encoding WYL domain-containing protein: MTNSEILAVSKILLESRAFTKEEMSVILNKLVAGCVPLENIKLVSDLISNELFHYVELTHPAGIQDKLWEIGCDIQQHKLMQIHYQRQGADVASTVERIVEPVSILFSEYYFYLNAYITEEENGIYNRKYDYPAIFRIDRITDYKILEQTFSLPYATRFQEGEFRKRVQFMYPGRLQRIRLRYTGTSVEAVLDRLPTAKVISQDEKGSIIEAEVYGNGIVMWLLSQGNRIEVLEPQALRDEMKKILTEMLEQYKDDTEV; this comes from the coding sequence ATGACCAATAGCGAGATTCTGGCAGTCAGCAAAATTCTGCTGGAAAGCCGTGCTTTTACCAAAGAGGAAATGTCCGTTATCCTGAACAAGCTGGTGGCGGGCTGTGTGCCACTGGAAAACATCAAGCTGGTTTCCGATTTGATCTCCAATGAGCTGTTCCACTATGTAGAACTGACCCACCCGGCAGGCATTCAGGATAAGCTGTGGGAAATCGGCTGCGACATTCAGCAGCACAAGCTGATGCAGATCCATTACCAGCGTCAGGGCGCAGATGTAGCTTCTACCGTGGAACGCATTGTGGAGCCGGTATCCATCCTGTTTTCGGAATACTATTTTTATCTGAACGCTTACATTACAGAAGAGGAAAACGGAATATACAACCGCAAATATGACTATCCTGCTATTTTCCGCATTGACCGCATCACAGATTACAAAATACTGGAACAGACCTTCTCTCTGCCTTATGCAACACGCTTTCAGGAGGGCGAGTTCCGCAAACGGGTGCAGTTCATGTATCCGGGTCGATTGCAGCGCATCCGGCTGCGTTATACCGGAACCAGTGTGGAAGCGGTTCTTGACCGCCTGCCCACCGCAAAAGTCATTTCTCAGGATGAAAAAGGCTCTATTATCGAAGCCGAAGTTTACGGCAACGGCATCGTCATGTGGCTGCTCAGTCAGGGTAACAGGATAGAAGTGCTTGAACCGCAGGCACTGCGGGATGAGATGAAAAAGATTCTGACAGAGATGCTGGAACAATACAAAGACGACACCGAGGTGTAA
- a CDS encoding AAA family ATPase, whose product MNLAVSVDQKQLLDILLNVGIVRPVFIWGAPGIGKSAIVEQFAADMGLPCVSLLGSQLAPEDIIGVPQIINGRSVFCPPKMIAREEPYCLFLDELNACSQEVQKAFYSLILERRIGEYHLPKGSIVIGAGNRAQDNAITRPMSSALLNRMFHVELRADSRIWLEWAAGHGIHPYVYDYICFRPDQLWSQPSKTEEPFSSPRSWHMLSDAIISYGDSISEQELAVLANGCLTAAHAAQFVAYVRQVRQAYSITKIINGTQNWPDKPEERDVLYFLAQSFRAQLLKELPRNRSKLTSATQTLTLRAKDLLVELAGISLEIAQMAITPENGETLPAWFIVEVTRDLPALTNKKMG is encoded by the coding sequence TTGAATCTTGCAGTATCGGTTGACCAGAAACAGCTTCTGGATATTTTATTGAACGTTGGCATTGTGCGCCCTGTCTTTATCTGGGGAGCACCCGGCATCGGCAAGTCTGCTATCGTAGAGCAGTTCGCCGCAGATATGGGACTGCCCTGCGTTTCTCTGCTGGGCAGTCAGCTTGCGCCGGAAGATATTATCGGTGTGCCGCAAATCATAAATGGCCGCAGCGTGTTCTGCCCGCCTAAAATGATCGCACGGGAAGAACCCTATTGCCTGTTTCTGGACGAATTGAACGCCTGTTCTCAGGAAGTACAGAAAGCATTTTATTCCCTTATTCTGGAACGCCGCATCGGGGAATATCACCTGCCCAAAGGCTCTATCGTGATCGGTGCAGGCAACCGTGCGCAGGACAACGCCATAACCCGGCCTATGTCCTCTGCGCTACTCAACCGGATGTTCCATGTTGAGCTTCGCGCTGACAGCCGTATCTGGCTGGAATGGGCCGCAGGGCACGGCATTCACCCTTATGTATACGATTATATTTGTTTCCGCCCCGACCAGTTGTGGAGTCAACCATCCAAAACGGAAGAGCCCTTTTCTTCTCCCCGCAGCTGGCACATGCTCAGCGATGCCATTATCAGTTACGGCGATTCTATTTCGGAACAGGAACTGGCGGTTCTGGCAAACGGCTGTCTGACCGCTGCTCATGCGGCACAGTTTGTGGCCTATGTCCGGCAGGTGCGGCAGGCATATTCTATCACGAAAATCATCAATGGAACGCAGAATTGGCCAGATAAACCGGAAGAGCGCGATGTGCTCTACTTTCTGGCGCAGAGCTTCCGGGCACAGCTACTGAAAGAACTGCCCCGTAACCGCAGCAAACTCACGTCTGCTACACAGACACTTACACTGCGTGCAAAGGACCTGCTGGTCGAGCTGGCGGGCATCAGTCTGGAAATCGCACAGATGGCAATTACCCCAGAGAATGGCGAAACGCTTCCTGCGTGGTTCATCGTGGAAGTGACCCGCGACCTGCCCGCACTGACCAACAAGAAGATGGGGTGA
- a CDS encoding DUF2201 family putative metallopeptidase has product MGQKEEKTQQDSIPTWRKAVEKIEDGPLFRLAYCTRVYCSERYPMAKADWAYVTNDGDIYLNPHRKASVGEWEYIISHCLLHLGFGHFQKERMKDTRWNMACDLVIARFLKDSHIGTPPPEFQQELPFPVKEEEQAFQQLQTASVSGSIFSTMTGGRPDMVWNRDDIKTDYTEIFAQSLQASMQKTLMESRGISTGHQHYWMQPVYLQARDWFLSSFPLLGAVASAFHIVDSGDVVSRLNIPVAAVSPQLGEIYINPRCRLNLEEWKFVLAHEFLHAALRHDLRCEDRIPELWNVACDYVVNDWLCEMKVGCMLESALFDNQFHGMSAEAVYDQLCENIRQYLKENPGDLLYGDGSEVVDLNGNKLDSVYRSALQQGLVYHTQQNRGYLPAGLIEEIHALSRPPISWDVELGKWFDENFTVMEKHRSYARLSRRQSSTPDIPRPAWRLEEHPEKQQTFAVLLDTSGSMSRGLLAAALGSIASYSEARDVQAIRVIFCDAAVYDQGMMNPEEIAGAVQVKGRGGTRLQPGIDLLENDICFPKDAPLLIITDGACDRLNLRGRNHAYLIPWGNRLPFPPKGPVFRLK; this is encoded by the coding sequence ATGGGCCAAAAAGAGGAAAAAACGCAGCAGGACAGCATCCCCACATGGCGAAAGGCGGTTGAAAAAATTGAGGATGGCCCCCTGTTCCGGCTTGCATACTGCACGCGTGTATACTGCTCTGAACGTTATCCCATGGCAAAAGCAGACTGGGCTTATGTTACAAACGATGGGGACATTTATCTGAATCCGCACCGGAAAGCATCCGTTGGAGAGTGGGAATATATCATAAGCCACTGCCTATTGCATCTTGGCTTCGGACATTTTCAGAAAGAGCGTATGAAAGATACCCGTTGGAATATGGCTTGTGATTTAGTCATTGCGCGCTTCCTGAAGGACAGCCATATCGGCACACCGCCTCCGGAGTTTCAGCAGGAGCTGCCTTTTCCGGTCAAAGAGGAAGAGCAGGCGTTCCAGCAATTACAGACCGCCTCGGTTTCTGGAAGCATTTTTAGCACTATGACTGGCGGCAGGCCCGATATGGTGTGGAACCGGGACGATATCAAAACGGATTATACAGAAATTTTTGCTCAGTCCCTTCAGGCATCAATGCAGAAGACCTTGATGGAATCCAGAGGAATCTCCACCGGACATCAGCATTACTGGATGCAGCCTGTCTATTTGCAGGCACGGGACTGGTTTTTATCCAGTTTTCCGCTGCTGGGTGCAGTAGCCTCGGCGTTCCACATCGTGGACAGCGGCGATGTTGTTTCCCGGCTGAACATCCCGGTTGCAGCAGTCAGCCCGCAACTGGGCGAAATCTATATCAATCCTCGTTGCCGCCTGAATCTGGAAGAGTGGAAATTCGTGCTGGCGCATGAATTTCTTCATGCGGCTCTGCGCCATGATTTGCGCTGTGAAGATAGAATACCCGAACTCTGGAATGTTGCCTGTGATTATGTGGTGAATGACTGGCTCTGTGAGATGAAAGTAGGCTGTATGCTAGAGTCAGCACTGTTCGATAACCAGTTCCATGGGATGTCCGCAGAAGCGGTCTATGACCAACTCTGTGAAAACATCCGGCAGTACCTGAAAGAAAATCCGGGTGATCTGCTTTATGGCGATGGCTCAGAAGTGGTAGATTTGAACGGCAATAAACTGGATTCCGTCTATCGTTCTGCCTTGCAGCAGGGGCTTGTATATCACACCCAGCAGAACAGGGGCTATCTGCCTGCTGGACTAATCGAAGAAATCCATGCGCTGTCCCGCCCGCCCATTTCGTGGGATGTGGAACTGGGAAAATGGTTTGATGAAAACTTTACGGTCATGGAAAAGCACCGTTCCTATGCGCGACTCAGTCGGCGGCAGAGTTCCACTCCGGATATTCCACGCCCCGCATGGCGGCTGGAAGAGCACCCGGAAAAACAGCAGACATTTGCGGTGCTGCTGGACACCTCCGGTTCCATGTCCCGTGGACTGCTGGCAGCAGCGCTTGGCTCTATCGCCAGCTATAGTGAAGCAAGAGATGTGCAGGCGATCCGGGTGATTTTCTGTGATGCTGCCGTTTACGACCAGGGGATGATGAACCCGGAAGAGATTGCCGGAGCCGTTCAGGTAAAAGGACGCGGCGGCACCCGTTTACAGCCCGGAATCGACCTGCTGGAAAATGATATATGTTTCCCGAAAGATGCGCCGCTGCTCATCATTACCGATGGAGCCTGTGACCGGCTTAATCTGCGGGGACGCAACCACGCTTATCTGATTCCATGGGGCAATCGGCTCCCGTTTCCACCCAAAGGGCCGGTGTTCCGGCTGAAATAA
- the prfH gene encoding peptide chain release factor H, with translation MIYQISSGQGPAECELGVAKFLAYLQKYYKISVLETSQGYYENTYRSVRIQTDADLSQFVGSVQWVCPSPYRIGHKRKNWFLDFSSCAEAKTEVFDPKQVLFETFRSSGKGGQNVNKVETGVRVIYLPTGQNSVCTDERSQYLNKQKAVARLRQMVQSENQQKQAVIRNENWGRHTSLERGNARVKFEGRYFKRVA, from the coding sequence ATGATTTACCAAATCAGTTCGGGGCAAGGACCTGCCGAGTGTGAGCTTGGTGTGGCAAAATTTCTGGCCTACCTGCAAAAATATTATAAAATCTCCGTACTGGAAACGTCACAGGGATACTACGAAAATACCTATCGCTCCGTGCGAATCCAGACAGATGCTGATTTATCGCAGTTTGTCGGTTCGGTGCAGTGGGTCTGTCCAAGTCCTTATCGCATTGGTCACAAGCGCAAGAACTGGTTTCTGGATTTCAGCAGCTGCGCAGAAGCCAAAACAGAAGTTTTTGACCCGAAACAAGTGCTGTTTGAAACCTTTCGCAGCAGCGGCAAGGGCGGGCAGAACGTGAACAAGGTGGAAACCGGTGTCCGGGTGATTTATCTGCCGACCGGACAGAACAGTGTTTGCACTGATGAACGCAGCCAATACCTGAACAAACAGAAAGCAGTGGCGCGCCTCCGGCAAATGGTACAAAGTGAAAATCAGCAAAAACAAGCTGTTATCCGAAATGAGAACTGGGGCAGGCATACCAGTCTGGAACGTGGAAATGCACGGGTAAAGTTTGAAGGACGGTATTTTAAGCGAGTGGCATGA